From Fundidesulfovibrio terrae, a single genomic window includes:
- a CDS encoding DEAD/DEAH box helicase — MALTSEESKAKQLLQEFVRETIPEYIIDGSHSIVAQDGVQKIDVKKREQYWDVEGQVQGEDFQVYTSELGLNLEDETVTFFCNCPDSFSGVCRHVGATALKYIKGLEAKKSPESEALAKANVEWRQSFRHFFATAFEPEAGRHYIIYRFYPEPGRLQVAFFRGRQNKSGLSQVHQEITLDQIIQNPDWCETAPSLPAIAEQIGHFLDYRGHRVDIPAGLVSWFLWAVGREYYLYWQDTDSPVRVERSTMRLQLRPIMEEEQGLRFDIYLARPGKAPFSIQGQETYFYGQLPLWVCWNKSFYPVQTGLPAPFIREMVENPPLIPSGDVSEFLDRVWTKFPASDLHGQQEFLDRMKPNFLPANYSPKLYLDEEGSLLTLQVQNVYETEHGEVFQEGPNPELQTGSYSFEGKSFLLARDQDAEAALIAQLQEMNFQPRNNANWFLEPEEAIVFLLDAYPKLVEKYRVYGEKNLTRYKVRLSQPVIVAEVESDEKEKWFDLELAVQYDDQRVPIDKIWKAWTQGKRYVQLKDGSYTSLPESWLKRIGHKLRALGYDPDKPPQRRFKQFEAPVLDKILEDLPEAHTDSFWNSLREKIHSFKEIVPLKAPSHLNASLRPYQLQGLSYLNFLREYGFGGILADEMGLGKTVQTLSFIQHLVERGNKAPNLIVVPTSVLPNWDREAEKFVPQLKRLIVYGAKREGMFKKIAESQLVVTTYALLRRDLDELLNFEFNSIILDEAQNIKNPNTITARSVRRLNGKMRLCLSGTPIENNLFELWSLFEFLMPGFLGSQNSFQRGIVKPIKDGDEETLDYLRGRVKPFILRRTKAEVAKDLPPKVENVQYCALIDEQAELYSQLAKKLRDQVLKDVDEKGMAKSQMSILDALLKLRQICCHPRLLKLDMPGVNTNLPSGKFDTFKDLVTDIVEEGHKVLVFSQFVQMLHIIRSWLQINQTPFSYLDGSSKDRFEQVDRFNDSPDIPIFLISLKAGGTGINLTSADYVIHYDPWWNPAVENQATDRTHRIGQKRQVFSYKLICSNTVEEKILKLQEMKKGIADAIIPGQDAWKSLTRNDLEMLFEV; from the coding sequence ATGGCCCTCACCAGCGAGGAGAGCAAAGCCAAGCAACTTCTCCAGGAGTTCGTCCGGGAGACGATCCCCGAATATATCATTGACGGATCGCATTCAATCGTCGCGCAGGACGGCGTCCAGAAAATCGACGTCAAGAAGCGGGAACAATACTGGGATGTGGAGGGACAAGTCCAGGGGGAAGACTTCCAGGTCTACACTTCCGAGCTTGGCCTGAACCTCGAGGACGAGACCGTCACCTTCTTCTGCAACTGCCCGGATTCATTCTCCGGCGTGTGCCGCCACGTGGGCGCCACGGCGCTCAAATACATCAAGGGCCTCGAGGCTAAGAAGAGCCCGGAAAGCGAAGCCCTGGCCAAGGCCAACGTGGAGTGGCGCCAGAGTTTCCGCCATTTCTTCGCCACCGCCTTCGAGCCGGAGGCCGGCCGGCACTACATCATCTACCGCTTCTACCCCGAGCCGGGACGCCTGCAGGTGGCATTCTTCCGGGGGCGCCAGAACAAGTCCGGGCTCTCCCAGGTGCATCAAGAAATCACCCTGGACCAGATCATCCAAAACCCCGACTGGTGCGAAACCGCTCCCAGCCTGCCCGCCATCGCCGAACAGATCGGCCACTTCCTGGACTACCGGGGCCACCGGGTGGACATTCCGGCCGGACTCGTCTCCTGGTTCCTCTGGGCCGTCGGCCGCGAATACTACCTCTACTGGCAGGACACCGACAGCCCCGTGCGCGTGGAACGCTCCACCATGCGCCTGCAGCTGCGCCCCATCATGGAGGAGGAGCAAGGCCTCAGGTTCGACATCTACCTGGCCCGCCCCGGCAAGGCGCCCTTCTCCATCCAGGGACAGGAAACCTATTTCTACGGCCAGCTGCCCCTGTGGGTGTGCTGGAACAAGAGCTTCTACCCCGTGCAGACCGGCCTGCCCGCACCCTTCATCCGGGAGATGGTGGAGAATCCGCCGCTCATCCCGTCGGGCGACGTCTCCGAGTTCCTGGACCGGGTTTGGACCAAGTTCCCCGCCTCGGACCTGCACGGCCAGCAGGAATTTTTGGACCGCATGAAGCCCAACTTCCTGCCCGCCAATTACAGCCCCAAGCTCTATCTGGACGAGGAAGGAAGCCTGCTCACCCTGCAGGTGCAGAACGTCTACGAGACCGAGCACGGCGAGGTCTTCCAGGAAGGACCCAACCCGGAGCTCCAGACCGGCTCCTACTCCTTCGAGGGCAAGAGCTTCCTCCTGGCCCGCGACCAGGACGCCGAGGCCGCCCTCATCGCCCAGCTCCAGGAGATGAACTTCCAGCCGCGCAACAACGCCAATTGGTTCCTGGAGCCCGAGGAGGCCATCGTCTTCCTCCTGGACGCCTATCCCAAGCTGGTGGAGAAATACCGCGTCTACGGCGAGAAGAACCTCACCCGCTACAAGGTGCGGCTGTCGCAGCCGGTCATCGTGGCCGAGGTGGAGTCCGACGAGAAGGAAAAGTGGTTCGACCTGGAGTTGGCCGTGCAGTACGACGACCAGCGCGTGCCCATCGACAAGATCTGGAAGGCCTGGACACAGGGCAAGCGCTATGTGCAGCTCAAGGACGGCTCCTACACGAGCCTTCCCGAAAGCTGGCTCAAGCGCATCGGCCACAAGCTGCGCGCCCTGGGCTACGACCCGGACAAGCCGCCCCAGAGGCGCTTCAAGCAGTTCGAAGCCCCGGTGCTGGACAAGATCCTCGAGGACCTGCCCGAGGCCCACACCGACTCGTTCTGGAACAGCCTGCGCGAGAAGATCCACAGCTTCAAGGAGATCGTGCCCCTGAAGGCGCCGTCGCACCTGAACGCATCCTTGCGCCCCTACCAGCTCCAGGGCCTGTCGTATCTCAACTTCCTGCGCGAGTACGGCTTCGGCGGCATCCTGGCCGACGAGATGGGCCTGGGCAAGACCGTGCAGACGCTCTCCTTCATCCAGCATCTGGTGGAGCGCGGCAACAAGGCCCCCAACCTCATCGTGGTGCCCACCTCGGTCCTGCCCAACTGGGACCGCGAGGCCGAGAAGTTCGTGCCGCAGCTCAAGCGCCTCATCGTCTACGGGGCCAAGCGCGAGGGCATGTTCAAGAAGATCGCCGAATCGCAGCTGGTGGTCACCACCTATGCGCTGCTGCGCCGCGACCTGGACGAGCTTTTGAACTTCGAGTTCAACTCCATCATCCTGGACGAAGCCCAGAACATCAAGAATCCCAATACGATCACCGCCCGCTCGGTGCGCCGCCTGAACGGCAAGATGCGCCTGTGCCTCTCGGGCACGCCCATCGAGAACAACCTCTTCGAGCTGTGGAGCCTCTTCGAGTTCCTCATGCCCGGATTCCTCGGCAGCCAGAACTCCTTCCAGCGCGGCATCGTCAAGCCCATCAAGGACGGCGACGAAGAGACCCTCGACTACCTGCGCGGGCGCGTGAAGCCCTTCATCCTGCGCCGCACCAAGGCCGAGGTGGCCAAGGACCTGCCGCCCAAGGTGGAGAACGTCCAGTACTGCGCGCTCATCGACGAACAGGCCGAACTGTACTCCCAGCTGGCCAAGAAGCTCCGCGACCAGGTTCTCAAGGACGTGGACGAAAAGGGCATGGCCAAGTCGCAGATGTCCATCCTGGACGCTCTGCTCAAGCTGCGCCAGATCTGCTGCCACCCGAGGCTCCTCAAGCTCGACATGCCCGGCGTGAACACCAACCTGCCCTCGGGCAAGTTCGACACCTTCAAGGACCTGGTCACGGACATCGTGGAGGAAGGCCACAAGGTGCTGGTGTTCTCGCAGTTCGTGCAGATGCTGCACATCATCCGCAGCTGGCTGCAGATCAACCAGACCCCCTTCTCCTACCTCGACGGCTCCAGCAAGGACCGCTTCGAGCAGGTGGACCGCTTCAACGACAGCCCGGACATCCCCATCTTCCTGATCTCGCTCAAAGCGGGCGGCACCGGCATCAACCTGACCAGCGCCGACTACGTGATCCACTACGACCCGTGGTGGAACCCGGCGGTGGAAAACCAGGCCACGGACCGCACGCACCGCATCGGCCAGAAGCGGCAGGTGTTCAGCTATAAGCTGATCTGCTCCAACACCGTTGAGGAGAAGATCCTGAAGCTCCAGGAGATGAAGAAGGGCATCGCGGATGCGATTATTCCTGGGCAGGATGCCTGGAAGAGCTTGACCAGGAACGATCTGGAGATGTTGTTTGAGGTCTAG
- a CDS encoding dienelactone hydrolase family protein — translation MLNFDQVDTCMEFKAGNESLVCVLHEIYGINDHVVETCEAYFRKGYDVVCPNMTGLEHCFPYDAKTDAYNHFMNNVGFASAANSVSDLLRKQKEKYRKIILVGYSVGATVAWLCAGEEGLCDAVVCHYGSRIRDHVDLAATCQVLLLFAEGEKSFDAHRLAEQLKSGAVDVHVLAGKHGFCDRFSENYFDESSKVAEKLVEEFLGKPASPSPGESFVAW, via the coding sequence ATGCTCAATTTTGATCAGGTCGATACGTGCATGGAGTTCAAGGCAGGCAACGAGTCGCTGGTCTGTGTGCTGCATGAGATCTATGGAATAAACGATCACGTAGTCGAAACGTGCGAAGCATATTTCCGCAAGGGATATGACGTTGTCTGCCCGAACATGACCGGGCTGGAGCACTGTTTTCCATACGACGCGAAAACGGACGCCTACAACCATTTCATGAACAATGTCGGGTTTGCGTCTGCAGCGAATTCCGTGAGTGATCTCCTCAGGAAACAGAAGGAAAAATACAGGAAGATAATACTTGTCGGGTACAGCGTCGGGGCGACAGTGGCCTGGCTGTGCGCCGGCGAGGAAGGCCTGTGCGACGCGGTGGTCTGCCATTACGGATCAAGAATCCGTGACCATGTCGATTTGGCGGCCACGTGCCAGGTCTTGCTGCTGTTCGCGGAGGGCGAAAAATCTTTCGACGCGCACCGGCTGGCTGAGCAACTGAAAAGCGGCGCGGTCGATGTCCATGTCCTTGCGGGGAAGCATGGATTCTGTGACAGGTTCTCGGAGAATTACTTCGATGAGTCGAGCAAAGTCGCTGAAAAGCTGGTTGAAGAATTTCTTGGCAAACCCGCTTCGCCGTCCCCAGGAGAATCGTTCGTCGCATGGTGA
- a CDS encoding DNA-3-methyladenine glycosylase family protein, whose translation METPPGIERGLPTFEYGAAEIDYLKRRDKKLGAAIDRLGMIRRKVMPEPFPALAKSIVGQQVSSKAMETVYGRLDQALSGVTPASVAGADVEAIQKCGLSMRKARYIKGVGEAVFRGDIDFSRFGEMSDEDVIARLASLPGVGVWTAEMLLIHSFHRPDVVSWGDLAIRRGMMRLYGLKTLSREQFERYRRRYSPHGSVASLYLWALSVE comes from the coding sequence GTGGAAACGCCACCGGGGATCGAACGCGGACTGCCCACGTTCGAGTATGGGGCGGCCGAGATAGACTACCTGAAACGACGCGACAAAAAGCTCGGCGCGGCCATCGACCGGCTGGGCATGATTCGAAGAAAAGTCATGCCCGAACCGTTCCCGGCGCTGGCGAAGAGCATCGTGGGCCAGCAGGTTTCCAGCAAGGCCATGGAGACGGTTTACGGACGGCTCGACCAGGCGCTGTCCGGGGTCACGCCCGCCTCGGTGGCCGGTGCCGACGTGGAGGCCATCCAGAAGTGTGGCCTGTCCATGCGCAAGGCCAGGTACATCAAGGGGGTCGGGGAGGCGGTGTTTCGCGGCGACATCGACTTTTCACGGTTTGGCGAGATGTCGGACGAGGATGTCATCGCCAGGCTGGCGTCCTTGCCGGGCGTCGGCGTGTGGACGGCCGAGATGCTCCTGATCCATTCTTTTCACCGCCCCGACGTGGTCAGTTGGGGCGACCTGGCCATCCGGCGGGGCATGATGCGGCTCTATGGGCTGAAGACCCTGAGCAGGGAGCAGTTCGAGCGCTACCGCAGGCGGTACTCGCCGCACGGATCAGTGGCGTCGCTGTATCTGTGGGCGTTGTCCGTAGAGTAG
- a CDS encoding peptide-binding protein — protein MFCLYALFVYGCDSQRQESGGSATTAQAEDGRPVHGGRIVMATIGEPSNLIPPLSTDSASHEVASLMYVSPLRYDKDIRIEPYAAESFEILDGGRHLKFKLREDIRWFDGTPLTAADVEFTYKLMIDPGTPTAYAGDFLAIKEFRLTGPYTFEVFYEKPFARAVATWASDILPRHALSGEDLTNTKYARQPMGAGPYKLKEWVENQRVVLEANPDYFEGRPYIDEVVYRSVPDQTTQFMELKAGNLDYIGLTPPQYLFLTGGPKWEQGFRKYKYLASAYTYLAYNLEHPLFKDRKARQALAHAIGKEEIIKGALMGLGVPTIGHFKPDSWAYDHDIQDYEYDPGKALMMLAELGWKRETTSGPLMRDGKPFAFTIITNQGNEQRIKTCAIIQNQLARIGIQVKVRTIEWATFIKEFVDLRRFEAIVLGWSIPQDPDAFDVWHSSKIAKPGLNFVGYANPEADALLEQGRNMVDPALRKPVYDRFQEVLHDDQPYCFLYTPYALPILAERIHGVEPAPAGISWNFIRWWIPASQQRNAYSQ, from the coding sequence ATGTTCTGCCTTTACGCCCTGTTCGTGTACGGGTGCGACTCCCAAAGGCAGGAGAGCGGGGGGAGCGCAACCACGGCCCAGGCCGAGGACGGGCGCCCCGTGCACGGCGGCCGCATCGTCATGGCCACCATCGGCGAGCCGTCCAACCTCATTCCGCCTTTGTCCACGGACTCGGCATCTCACGAGGTGGCCTCGCTCATGTACGTTTCGCCCTTGCGCTACGACAAGGACATCAGGATCGAGCCCTACGCGGCCGAGTCCTTCGAGATCCTCGACGGAGGCCGTCACCTCAAGTTCAAGCTGCGCGAGGACATCCGCTGGTTCGACGGCACGCCGCTCACGGCCGCGGACGTTGAGTTCACCTACAAGCTCATGATCGACCCGGGCACCCCAACGGCCTACGCCGGAGACTTCCTGGCCATCAAGGAGTTCAGGCTCACCGGGCCCTACACCTTCGAGGTGTTCTACGAAAAGCCCTTCGCCCGGGCCGTGGCCACCTGGGCTTCGGACATCCTGCCCAGGCACGCGCTTTCGGGCGAGGACCTGACCAACACCAAGTACGCCCGCCAGCCCATGGGGGCCGGGCCCTACAAGCTCAAGGAGTGGGTGGAGAACCAGCGCGTGGTCCTGGAAGCCAACCCGGACTACTTCGAGGGCAGGCCCTACATCGACGAGGTGGTGTACCGTTCCGTGCCCGACCAGACCACCCAGTTCATGGAACTCAAGGCAGGCAACCTGGACTACATCGGGCTCACCCCGCCGCAATACCTTTTCCTGACGGGCGGCCCAAAGTGGGAGCAGGGCTTCCGCAAATACAAATACCTGGCCTCGGCCTACACCTATCTGGCCTACAACCTCGAGCATCCCCTGTTCAAGGATCGGAAGGCCCGCCAGGCCCTGGCCCACGCCATCGGCAAGGAAGAGATCATCAAGGGGGCGCTCATGGGCCTGGGCGTGCCCACCATCGGGCACTTCAAGCCCGACTCCTGGGCTTACGACCACGACATCCAGGACTACGAGTACGATCCCGGCAAGGCACTTATGATGCTCGCGGAGCTCGGCTGGAAGCGCGAGACCACCTCCGGGCCCCTCATGCGCGATGGCAAGCCCTTCGCCTTCACCATCATCACCAACCAGGGCAACGAGCAGCGCATAAAGACCTGCGCCATCATTCAGAACCAGCTGGCCCGCATCGGCATCCAGGTGAAGGTACGCACCATCGAGTGGGCCACCTTCATCAAGGAATTCGTGGACCTGCGCCGCTTCGAGGCCATCGTGCTGGGCTGGTCCATCCCCCAGGACCCCGACGCCTTCGACGTGTGGCATTCCTCCAAGATCGCCAAGCCCGGGCTCAACTTCGTGGGGTACGCCAACCCCGAGGCAGACGCCCTGCTGGAACAGGGCCGCAACATGGTGGACCCCGCCCTGCGCAAGCCGGTCTACGACCGCTTCCAGGAGGTCCTCCACGATGACCAGCCCTACTGCTTCCTGTACACCCCCTACGCCCTGCCCATCCTCGCGGAGCGCATTCACGGCGTGGAGCCGGCCCCGGCCGGGATTTCCTGGAACTTCATCCGCTGGTGGATTCCTGCGAGCCAGCAAAGAAACGCATACTCACAATGA
- a CDS encoding EAL and HDOD domain-containing protein — translation MIIVNNEVSQPICVARQPIYDAGGNVYGYELLFRQNTGAGNSLFNDGDLATQKVIADGFLLAHTGPFHNKSRYFINFTERLLMEDFAHALPPKKTVVEILEMIDPTTDVLEKCRELKRNGYMIAIDDYVGGPRFLPFLDVADIVKVDVLGRSHSEIFAMAEPLLKKNITLLAEKVENAEVMQYTRSLGFALFQGFYFSRPEMISGKKIGSCDTSRMRILAEICKEDVELGRLACIISSDVSLSYRLLRYLNSATFGYSVKIGSIERAATVLGAKNLKKWLLAAVLSDPEQTNKAMEASWISVQRAFFLQILSSKFQVGLSADALFLVGLFSKIDTILDMPLEEILAQLPLSSGVKNAILDKDHPCHRILEFIDSIEAGDWDATEKYAASLDLDVKHVGDAYLEALKHSGELMSDASPSKSDNRNVELF, via the coding sequence ATGATCATCGTCAACAACGAAGTTTCCCAGCCCATCTGCGTCGCCCGCCAGCCCATCTATGACGCGGGCGGCAACGTCTACGGATACGAGCTCCTGTTTCGTCAGAACACCGGGGCGGGAAACTCCCTCTTCAATGACGGTGACTTGGCCACCCAAAAGGTGATCGCCGACGGATTCCTGCTGGCTCACACCGGGCCTTTTCACAATAAATCGAGATATTTCATCAATTTTACAGAACGCCTGCTCATGGAGGACTTCGCCCACGCCCTGCCCCCCAAAAAGACCGTGGTGGAAATCCTGGAGATGATCGACCCCACCACGGACGTCCTGGAGAAATGCCGCGAGCTGAAAAGGAACGGCTACATGATCGCCATCGACGACTACGTGGGCGGCCCCAGGTTCCTGCCGTTCCTCGATGTGGCCGACATCGTCAAGGTCGACGTGCTGGGCAGAAGTCACAGCGAGATTTTCGCCATGGCCGAACCGCTCCTGAAGAAGAACATCACCCTGCTGGCCGAAAAAGTCGAGAACGCGGAGGTGATGCAATACACCAGGTCGCTCGGTTTTGCGCTGTTCCAGGGATTCTATTTCTCGCGCCCGGAAATGATCTCGGGCAAGAAAATCGGCTCGTGCGACACATCGCGCATGCGCATTCTTGCGGAAATCTGCAAGGAGGACGTGGAGCTGGGGCGCTTGGCATGCATCATCAGTAGCGATGTCTCCCTTTCGTACCGGCTTTTGCGTTATCTGAATTCGGCCACGTTCGGATACAGCGTGAAAATCGGATCGATAGAAAGGGCCGCCACGGTTCTCGGGGCCAAAAACCTCAAGAAGTGGCTCCTGGCCGCCGTCCTTTCGGACCCGGAACAGACCAACAAAGCCATGGAGGCGTCCTGGATTTCCGTGCAGCGGGCCTTTTTCCTCCAGATACTCTCGAGCAAATTCCAGGTGGGGTTGTCCGCGGACGCGCTTTTCCTGGTGGGCCTGTTCTCCAAGATAGACACGATCCTGGACATGCCCCTCGAGGAAATTCTCGCCCAGCTGCCCCTGTCCTCCGGCGTCAAGAACGCCATCCTGGACAAGGACCACCCCTGCCACCGCATCCTGGAGTTCATCGACAGCATCGAGGCGGGAGACTGGGACGCGACCGAGAAATACGCCGCCAGCCTGGACCTGGACGTCAAGCACGTGGGGGACGCCTATCTTGAGGCGCTCAAGCATTCCGGCGAACTGATGAGCGACGCTTCGCCCAGCAAGTCCGACAACCGGAACGTTGAGCTGTTCTAG
- the thiM gene encoding hydroxyethylthiazole kinase: MPIASSAFASLSRIRERGPLVVNITNNVVTNSTANALLALGASPAMTHAPADAASLAALAGAVVLNMGTPDEAISASMLAAGAAANRAAVPVAFDPVAAGATPYRRSLAETLLAQVKVAVLRGNASEILHLAGEDAASKGVDSAHESDAAEEAATRLAHRLGCVVCVSGAVDVVTDGEKTVRLAGGHPLMTRVTGFGCTATALVGAFLAVTESPFEATLQAMAVMSCAGAMAAEGAAGPGSMQVRFLDFLYGLTQTDLKSRVRVL, encoded by the coding sequence ATGCCCATTGCTTCGTCCGCTTTCGCAAGCCTGAGCCGTATCCGCGAGCGGGGTCCTCTCGTGGTCAACATCACCAACAACGTGGTCACCAACAGCACGGCCAACGCGCTCCTGGCCCTGGGAGCCTCCCCGGCCATGACCCACGCTCCAGCCGATGCCGCGAGCCTCGCCGCCCTAGCCGGCGCGGTGGTGCTCAACATGGGCACCCCGGACGAAGCCATCTCCGCCAGCATGCTGGCCGCGGGCGCGGCGGCCAACAGGGCGGCCGTGCCAGTGGCCTTCGATCCTGTGGCCGCCGGGGCCACCCCCTATCGCCGGAGTCTTGCGGAAACCTTGCTGGCCCAGGTGAAAGTGGCCGTGCTGCGCGGCAACGCCTCGGAAATTCTGCACTTGGCTGGCGAGGACGCCGCGTCCAAGGGTGTGGACAGCGCCCATGAAAGCGACGCGGCCGAAGAGGCGGCGACGCGGCTGGCCCATAGGCTCGGCTGCGTGGTGTGCGTGAGCGGGGCAGTTGACGTGGTGACCGATGGCGAGAAGACCGTGCGCCTGGCTGGAGGCCATCCGCTCATGACCAGGGTGACCGGGTTCGGCTGCACGGCCACGGCCCTTGTCGGGGCCTTCCTGGCCGTCACGGAGTCTCCCTTCGAGGCCACGCTCCAGGCCATGGCGGTCATGAGCTGCGCCGGGGCCATGGCCGCCGAGGGCGCGGCCGGCCCCGGAAGCATGCAGGTTCGTTTCCTGGATTTTCTGTACGGCCTGACCCAGACCGACCTGAAAAGCCGAGTGAGGGTGTTGTGA
- a CDS encoding RelA/SpoT family protein yields MIRINEIMDKVAPYMDQAGQDLITKAYVYSAAAHAGQTRLSGEPYLSHPLSVANILAEMRLDAPSVSAGLLHDTVEDTVATIDEIEEQFGEEVADIVDGVTKISLMSFESKEEAQAENIRKMVFAMAEDIRVILVKLADRLHNMRTLDFQKPIKRQLISQETMDIYAPLANRLGLHRVKVELEDLAFKHLKPEIYEQLKQGVDQHEVLDETYIEKVITIIRSLMEENGIKGRVLGRKKHLWSVHNKMKAQGLALDQVHDIVAFRIIVGSLKDCYAVLGLAHSLWKPVHGRFKDYISMPKANMYQSLHTTVIGPDGERIEIQIRTEEMNQLAELGVAAHWAYKERGKSGKMAAKDAERFTWLRQIMDWQREATDSKEFMHSLRYDLFQDEVYVFTPKGEVKEMPEGATPIDFAYSIHTQVGSHCSGAKVNGKLVPLSTPLKNGDTVEIITDKNRTPSKDWLKFVKTARARTRIKHWVKNQEREEAITLGKEILEKEGRKLGVNVARVAKENGFAPVLAEYNFPGMEDLYVAVGYSKLTPRRILRAFLPKPEPGKAEAATAEAQAAKDAQAAETAKGKVGESIRIKGVDNVLVSFAGCCTPLPGDPVVGYISRGRGVIVHTHDCPNLSSLEPERLLQVSWEGQEDKPYPAKIAILAHNKKGVLAKISAILSDDGVNIDSGTFNSNVDGRTEIVMTVEVKDASHLYRAIEHVQKLKEIIEVKRMVEETAG; encoded by the coding sequence ATGATCCGCATTAACGAAATCATGGACAAGGTCGCGCCCTACATGGACCAGGCCGGCCAGGACCTCATCACCAAGGCGTACGTGTATTCCGCGGCCGCCCACGCCGGGCAGACCCGGCTCTCCGGAGAGCCGTACCTGTCGCACCCGCTGTCCGTGGCCAACATCCTGGCCGAAATGCGCCTGGACGCCCCCAGCGTCTCCGCGGGGCTCCTCCACGACACCGTGGAAGACACCGTGGCCACCATCGACGAGATCGAGGAGCAGTTCGGCGAGGAAGTGGCCGACATCGTCGACGGCGTGACCAAGATCAGCCTCATGTCCTTCGAGAGCAAGGAGGAGGCCCAGGCCGAGAACATCCGCAAGATGGTCTTCGCCATGGCCGAGGACATCCGGGTCATCCTAGTGAAGCTGGCGGACCGCCTGCACAACATGCGCACCCTGGACTTCCAGAAGCCCATCAAGCGCCAGCTCATCAGCCAGGAGACCATGGACATCTACGCGCCCCTGGCCAACCGCCTGGGCCTGCACAGAGTTAAAGTCGAACTTGAAGATCTGGCCTTCAAGCACCTCAAGCCGGAAATCTACGAACAGCTTAAGCAGGGTGTGGACCAGCACGAGGTGCTGGACGAGACCTACATCGAGAAGGTCATCACCATCATCCGTAGCCTCATGGAGGAGAACGGCATCAAGGGCAGGGTGCTCGGGCGCAAGAAGCACCTGTGGAGCGTGCACAACAAGATGAAGGCCCAGGGCCTGGCCCTGGACCAGGTGCACGACATCGTGGCCTTCCGCATCATCGTGGGCAGCCTCAAGGACTGCTACGCCGTGCTGGGCCTGGCCCACTCGCTTTGGAAGCCGGTGCACGGGCGCTTCAAGGACTACATCTCCATGCCCAAGGCCAACATGTACCAGAGCCTGCACACCACGGTGATAGGCCCGGACGGCGAGCGCATCGAGATACAGATCCGCACCGAGGAGATGAACCAGTTGGCGGAACTGGGCGTGGCCGCGCACTGGGCCTACAAGGAGCGCGGCAAGAGCGGCAAGATGGCCGCCAAGGACGCCGAGCGCTTCACCTGGCTGCGGCAGATCATGGACTGGCAGCGCGAGGCCACCGACTCCAAGGAGTTCATGCACTCGCTGCGCTACGATCTTTTCCAGGACGAGGTCTACGTCTTCACGCCCAAGGGCGAGGTCAAGGAAATGCCCGAAGGCGCCACCCCCATCGACTTCGCCTACTCCATCCATACCCAGGTGGGCAGCCACTGCTCCGGGGCCAAGGTCAACGGCAAGCTGGTGCCGCTCTCCACGCCGCTCAAAAATGGCGACACCGTGGAGATCATCACCGACAAGAACCGCACTCCAAGCAAGGACTGGCTCAAGTTCGTCAAGACCGCCAGGGCGCGCACCCGCATCAAGCACTGGGTCAAGAACCAGGAGCGCGAGGAGGCCATCACGCTCGGCAAGGAAATCCTGGAGAAGGAAGGGCGCAAGCTCGGGGTGAACGTGGCCCGGGTGGCCAAGGAGAACGGCTTCGCCCCGGTGCTGGCGGAGTACAACTTCCCCGGCATGGAAGACCTGTACGTGGCCGTGGGCTACTCCAAGCTCACCCCCCGGCGCATCCTGAGGGCCTTCCTGCCCAAGCCCGAACCGGGCAAGGCCGAGGCGGCCACGGCCGAGGCCCAGGCCGCCAAGGACGCGCAGGCAGCCGAAACGGCCAAGGGCAAGGTGGGCGAATCCATCCGCATCAAGGGCGTGGACAACGTCCTGGTGAGCTTCGCCGGTTGCTGCACCCCTCTGCCGGGCGACCCGGTGGTGGGCTACATCAGCCGGGGCAGGGGGGTCATCGTGCACACCCACGACTGCCCCAACCTGTCCAGCCTCGAACCCGAACGCCTGCTGCAGGTCTCCTGGGAGGGCCAGGAGGACAAGCCCTATCCGGCCAAGATCGCCATCCTGGCCCACAACAAGAAGGGCGTGCTGGCCAAGATATCGGCAATTCTCTCCGACGACGGGGTGAACATCGATTCCGGCACCTTCAACTCCAACGTGGACGGCCGCACCGAGATCGTTATGACCGTGGAGGTGAAGGACGCGAGCCACCTCTACCGCGCCATCGAGCACGTCCAGAAGCTCAAGGAGATCATCGAGGTCAAGCGCATGGTGGAGGAAACGGCGGGCTGA